CGGCAACATTTCAAAAACGAAAGTCGCCATCCTTTATATTGACGGAATTGCAGATCGGGAAAACGTAGATTTTGCCGTTTGTTGAAAGATTAGAATATATAGGGATTGCTCTTGATTATTCTGCCGAATATTTGTTTGGCGATTTGGATTTCAAGCAGGTTAATAAAACGAATAGTCCATCTCAAACAAAAGATCAGCGTGCTTCTTATCGGAATCCTTTGTTTAATCATCTCTGTTACTTTTCAGACGAGAGAAGAAATTAAGCTACTTGATGACTATATCTCAAAGGCGGGTTTTTGGTTTACATATGTATATATTCCCCTTCTGTTTACATCCGTCTTAATTACAAAGAAGGTGAAAGGCAAATGAGAATAAAGCACAATTTATGTTTTATGCTTTGTATTCTTTTTTTATCAGGCTGTCTTAATAAACAAGTCGTTGATGATGTCAGTTTTAAACTAGCAAGCGGTTATGATTATGTAAATGAGAAGGAAATGCGCGGGACATTCCTAGTGCCTGAATTTTTGCCCGATAAAACGATTAAAAATGTTACCTATTCTGCAGTTTCCCTTGGACCATTTGAAATAAGTAAAGAGATACAGAAGCAAGTGTCAGACCCGATTGTCCGAGGAAGCCTTGAAGTAATCCTTGTTGGAAATGAGCTCGCCAAAAAAGGGATCAGAAATATTCTCGATTCATATGAAAGAGATGCAAGTATTGGGGGAACACTTATTTTAGGGGTAACGGAAGGGGATGCGAAAGATGTTCTTGAAGGAGAATACGGGAACAGAGGAAATGCAGTTTATCTGTCCCGCCTTTTTGAACACAACATGGATCACCAAGATTTGCCTGAATCCAATTTAAAGATTTTCTTATCGGATTATTATCAAAAAGGCAAAGACGGTTACTTGCCTCTTATAAAAAAAAGTAATAAAAAAAAGGTCGAAATTAACGGACTCTGCTTATTCAAAGAAGACAAAGTAGTCGATGAGCTTTCCGTTGATAAATTATTTTTCTTTAAATTAATGACCGATCAATATAATGAAGGTACCACTCATGTTGCAGTTAACGGCAATAAAGCTTCGATAGAAATCATTTCATCAAAGTATAAGATGAAATTAATCGGAAGAAATCCATATAAAATCGAACTAAATATAAAATTAAAAGGTGAAATAACGGATTATACCGGAAATCAATTAACCAGGAAAATAAAGGATAACATTGAAAAAACGATGGAAAAAAACATAAACGAACAATGTTCAAAGTTAATTTCCAGGTTCCAAGAAAAAAATATTGATCCAATCGGATTTGGCGCTTTTGTCAAAAGCAGGACAAGAAACTTTGATTTTTCAAAATGGGAAGATGAATATCAAAACCTGACAGTCGATGTAAATACAAAAGTCATTCTTACTGAAGAAGGAGTCATTGAATAAAGTAAACTTCTCTGAGTTTGATGTTTTACTTCCCGTTTATTAAAAGAAGCGAAGGGCTTTCCCTTCGCTTTTCTTATACTGTCGTTGAAAACATGTACTTTTTGTGATAACGGATTGAAAAATATTAACCCGATCGCAAGTATGTTACCCATTAATGAGCTTCTCCGTAGCTGATAAACGGCAGCGGTATTCCGGTAATCGGCAAAAGTCCGATTGTCATCCCAATGTTTTGGAAGACGTGAAACGTAATCATGCTTATAACTCCTACACACATATATGTGTAAAAGTTGTTTTTCGTTTCCATTCCGATTTTCGTTAAGGATAATGATAATTTTTTTGGTCATTCCACCAATGCATTAGAGGGTTATTTCAGACTATATCAGAAAATTTCTTCCTTGTTTCTCCATTATAAAAAAGGCAGGGGCAATCCCTGCCTTAAAAACACGTAAGTTGAATTAAAGGTCTACAACACCTCTTTGTTGAAATATAAAATGCAATACAACGAACGGAGAGGAATATCGACTGATTCACGTTACAACGACATACAAACGATGCTTGAATCGATGAAGAAGATCAAAGATAAACAAATGTATGAGGTATCGGCCTCTTTTTCTTTTTAGGGATTTTACGTTTACCTCAACACTCGTCTATTCTTTTTTCTCCATTGTGCATATTTTGTACAAGAGATTATTTAATCTTCGCATTTCCAGATCCGTATACCGCCCATATTGCATATAGTCACCTCTTCAGAAGCGTATGTTATTACATACGCTTTTCGGCTTTTTAAAGTAGAACTTTTTTGGGAAAACCAATTAATTCTCTTACTCATTAAGATATTTGTCCATACTGCTGTTTATTGTTTACATAACATAAATATAAGATTGCAATAGGTGGTGAACTAATATGTGTGGTTGCGGATGTGGTAGAGGTTACGATGGTTACGGCTACGGTGGTTACGGTGGTGGCTTTAACTTTGCGTTAATCGTCGTGTTGTTCATTCTATTGATCATTATAGGATGTTCTTGCTTTAGCGGATTTGGCGGCTACTAAATTGTACAGGACAAGTTGGGTAAGTAAATCTGTCCTTTTGTCATATAGATTTTTGAAATGAAAGGAGGTACATTAAATGCCGTTTTTTGGTTTTGGTCGAAGAGACTTGTTTTTTCGTGACGACTTTAGAAGAAGACGCTTCTAATTAAGCAAATGATTTAAACAGTGTTTCCATGGGCCTATGGGCCTTTTTTATAGAGAAAGATCATCTGCTGTGAAATAAAAAAAATCCACATAATTCTTTGCAAATGGTTTATTGCAAGAAACTAAGAGGATTGCCGCAGCAGCCCCCATCTTAAAAAACAAATGAATAAAACAAAAAAAGAGCCGACCAAAAGGTCACATAAAGTGATTTTTTGGTCTCTTCCCTTTTTTTTAGGGATTTTACGTTTACCTCAGCATTCGTCTATTCTTTTTTCTCTATTGTGCATATTTTGTACAAGAGATTATTTAATCTTCGCGTTTCCAGATCCGTATACCTCCCATATTGCATATAGTCACCTCTTCAGAAGCGTATGTTATTACATACGCTTTTCGGCTTTTTAAAGTAGAACTCTTGGGTGAACCCAGGAATTATCTTACTCATATAGATATCAGTCCATACTGTTGTTTATTATTTACATAACATAAAAATAAGGTTGCAAAAGGAGGTGAACGAATATGGGTTTTTGTGGTTTCGGATGTGGTAGAGGTTACGGTGGTTATGGCTACGGCGGTTATGGCTACGGCGGTTTCGGTGGTGGCTTTGCGTTAATCATCGTGTTGTTCATTCTATTGATCATTATAGGCTGTTCTTGCTTTGGCGGCTATTAATGAAAAAGGAGCCCGAATGTTGCTGTTTTGGGCTTCTAACATAAAATGATCATGATTTGTGAAATGGAGGTGTAATTATGGGTGAAAGATATGGAGGTAATGCATTTGCGTTTATAGTGGTTATTTTCGTACTACTCATCATTGTAGGCTGTTCTTGCTTTGGCGGATTTGGCTACTACTAAATATATAATTCTCACTAATTCATATTAAAAAGAAAAAGGCAAGATGAGTTATTAAGTGGTTTAAATCAATTAATAGTACGTTTTAAGAGTGGAAAGAGGTTTCTCCTTACAAGAGATTGGAGTTTAAATCTAGGACAGTTTCGAAGTGTCCTAGACTTATTTTTTACATTTTTATCTATTGGAAATTTACACCCATTTATTATTGTAATAAACTTACAAAAAATAACGCCCTACATTAGGCGTTATTTTTTCTTCTTCTTCTTAAGTGGCAGTCCATATTTGTTTGCATTATCAATCATTTTCTTAGCCAATGCGGCAGCCTCTTGTTTCTTCATCTGTTTTTCTCCTTCTCCGGTTCTTTTTTTATCCATTTTCACCAGGATTGAAAAAAAATATACATGCTCCCCCATCCTCCCCCATATACATGTAGTAAACCAGGGACAAAAAGACAGTGTCCTAAAGCTAATTTCGGATTTTGGAGGGAAACGATGAAAAAAGAGAAGGAGAGACGTACCCGATCAGATAAAAAACGAGATGTGAAACCGACCATCACCATTCAACTCAAAGAATGCATTTATAGATTGTCTTATATTACAAATACGCCGGTTAAAGATGTGGCCGAGACCATTTGTGAAGCCGGGCTTGTCTCAAGGAAAGTGATGGATTATTTATCGCAGCATTTCCGAAGACCTGTCCGATTGAAGAATACTTTATACATGGGAGACCTGGACCGCTCTTCTTTACAAAAGCGATCTTCAGCTGGCCAGTGTGAGCGTATTACAATACGCTTACCTCAAGGAACTTATGAGAATTTAACCGCCCTTGCTTATGCGCTTGATGTTACACCTTCTCGTGCAACCGCATTACTTTTGGATGCAAGTATCCGGAATTCGGATTTCATTAATGAGTATGTTCGTGACTATCTGAAACAGCATCTTGATGATGGCCGTATGAGAGAACTAAAAAAAGTAATGAAATTCATTAATACAAATAATCCTTATGAGGAAGAGATTTCATGGAGTGCGTTGCTTTCTTTTCTTTTTGACGAGTTAAAGATTGGGGCGAGCAATATATCAGAATCTATTCAGGATTGGTTAGATAAGTGGAATAGGAAGGAAAGATAACAATACCTTTATTGATATCCGTTAGCTAAAACAACCCCAAAAAGGCGATTGTATCAAAGCTGCTTAATGCTACAGTACTCTTCGTTCCATCAGCTGCTATGCACCGGACGGAATGATCAATTTTGTAAGCGCTTGAATAAAATTAGAAGAATTTTTCATTTTTCTATCTTTATTTTTTAAAAAATTGTTTTTGGTACATCGTGATTAGTTGGTCTAATCTCTGGCTGCAATAAAGGGTATCATAGCTATTCAAGCTGGTTGCTTCAGAGATCTTGATCAATTCTTTTTTAAGCTGATTAATTCTTTCTTCTAATTCGTTGGTTGAAGTACTAATCATCATACAAATTCCCCTAATCATCATCCATTATCTTTTAACCATTTAGTGTAATAAAATCGTTCATTGTAATATTATGCAAAAAATCTGAAATATTTGGAATACTTGTCACAAAATTTTCTATAAAAAATACAAAAAAAAGTATAAAAATATTTTTCTTTGGGCGGCAGCATTACGAACTGCTCGGAAGGTATTTCGTTCCGTTCTAGCGCATTTCATAAACATGTTTTTTAGGAAGGAGATTATTCCTTCCTTTTTTATTGTCTTTTTAAGTTTCTAAATCTTTGGGGTCACCGCAAGGGTCTGCTAACGAGCTGTAAGCTCCTATTGTCGCTAACAGCTCGTTAGCATCTTGCTTCGGTCTAAAATCACCGATAACCATGGACCTACGGCTTTTGTTTCGCCTACATTTCGTTAGTTTCCTGTCGATTTCTTAACGCCCGATCGATGACGGGGAAAACCTTTCAAAGCTCATACAAGGAAGGAAAAAGGAAAATTCCCGGCTAACGCCAGGAATTAGGTTGATTGCTGTGCTCCTACGATTAAACTTTGCCCTTTGCCTTCCGAATCGTGAAACATCACAAAGCCGACTAACCTTCCAGCAGGTCGAGACTCCTAGGCTGCGCCCTCAACCTGCTGGAAGCTAAGTCGTCGAGCCAGGTCGTTCAAGGGGCAAAAAACTTTTTGCTTAAAAGCACTTCGTAACAGCAAAAACTTTTTGTGCTTATTCCCTTGACCGTCTGTCTATGCGTGTTTTTCGTTCTCCATGCCAAAGGGCGAAATTAATCCCCCTTTGGGGAACTAAATCGCTTCGGAAGGCAAGGAGAAAAATCAAAGGAGGAGTTATTTGATGCAACCGATTTTTGAAGTGCTTCGTATTAAGCAGGAAATCAGAGAAGTTTCAGCATCGTTTGTTGTTCATAAAATTTACAATCCAAAAAATGTGGCAGAATTAGCGACAGCATACATCGCAGATGAGGACAGAGAGGTTTTTCTTGTGATGATGCTCAATACAAAAAATGAAGTGGTTGGGCTTCACAGAGCGCATGTCGGAAGCTTAAACGCAAGTATTGTTCATCCACGCGAAGTGATGAAAGCGGCAATCCTTAACAACGCAGCTTCTATTATCGTCAGTCATCAGCACCCAAGTGGAGACACGACACCAAGCCGAGAAGATATAGAGGTTACAAAGCGACTTGCAGAAGCCGGAAAGATAATCGGAATAGAAGTTCTTGACCATGTAATTGTAAGCTATACCGGAAATTATGTCAGTATGAAAGAAAAAGGTTACTTGTAAGAACGGGCAAAGGGGGAAAGCCCCCCTTTGATCCACTTGACTGTAGGTAAGAACAAGACTGACTCATAAGTGTCCAGCTCTCTTCTGCAGCTACTAAATATTGTAGAAACATTGATCCTGTTTCTACAATACTTAGTAACTAAGGGTGTCTGACTCTTAGTTATGGTTAGCTGATTGTATCAGCTCTCATTGATGTCCCCCTTCTCTCACAACTTCCAGAACTACCAAGGGGGTGCTAGGTAACAAGTCTGGCAATGCTTTTGAATCACGCTGGAATCGATGTAGACAAAATGACACTAGCGAAGCAAATAAAGAAAAACTCAGTTGATTTACGGGACAATAATTTGAGGAAGTTATAAATATTTGTCAAAAGGTACCCCAGTTTGGGTTATTACCACAGCAAATCCCATTTGAAACAGTACAAATACGGCAGGTGTCAGTTACGAAACCTGTACAACGAACGGAACGACAAACACCTTACCTTGGTTCGACCGCCTTTCCTCGAACGCTTCTACCGCTTATTCAATTTCCCTGTTCTTTAGTTGTTAAACGATGAAGGGAACATTGTTCCTCTGTCTAACAGTTTAAATTCTTTATAAACCTCTGCGTAAGCTACTTTCAACTGTACTCGTAATTGCTTGTTTTCATTTTCTAAATTTTTGATTTTTCGTTTCAGCGATTCAATAAGTGCGTCTTTGTTGTCCTCGTTCATTTACGCTTTATTTGTTTTGCTGTAGGGGCTTAACATAAGGTTTCAATATGCTAACGAAGTTCAGGATGGTTATACAGTGTTGCTTTCGCTACACCTAAAGCTTTATATACAAATGGGTGTAATATCACTGACTTCAATGGCTACATCCGTATCGGTGTCAATTGCCATTTCCGATATCTACTTACATAAATACCGAGCCATCGTTAATTTCATCCCCAACCATGGCTACTTTTTCCGTCTGCTTATGAATTTCTAGTTTGTACTGAACAAGAAAAGCGATACCGTTTTAAAGTATCGCTACTCGTTACTTTAATAAGAGGGAGTTCCAGAAAAACGCGGATTTACAATACTAACGAATTTTTTCAAAAAACAGATTCCGGTACAATAAGGAGCTTTCGTAGGGAGACACTTTTTTACTATCGATTCCCGTAGTGTAAATTATATAAACAATAAAACAATTAGTTTATTATATCGTATTAAAAAGAGGTAATTAGTATAAGGATCGGGAGGTAATTTTGTTCATGAAGAAAACGCAATTAATACAAAAATTCAATAAACAGGCTGCGAAATATGCAAAAAAACGTAAAAAACAAGAGCAAAATAAATGGAGAAAGCAAATTTTCCAATCAGCTAAAGGAAAAACTCTAGAGGTGGCTGTTGGAGCCGGGATGAATTTCGCCTTCTATCCTAAAGACATTGAGTACATAGGTGTAGATTTCAGCCCTCAAATGATTGAACAAGCTAAAGAAGCAGCAAAAGAATATGGGATTAATGCTAAATTTATCATATCTGATGTGGAAAGTCTTAACTTCCCTGAGAATTCGTTTGATACAATTGTATCATCGGGTTCTTTATGTAGTTATGAAGATCCAGTACATGTTCTAAACCTTTTTAATCAATGGTGTAAGGAAGATGGCCGGATATTACTTATGGAGCATGGATTATTTTCCGTCCCTGCACTCGCTTGGATTCAAAAGAAACTTGATGTTTTTGTCGTTAAAGCTATTGGATGCCATCAAAATCGGGATATCTTAGATATAGTCAAGCAATCCAATTTGATAATTAACAAGCATGAACGTGCATTGTTGGGATATCTTTATTTAATCTGGGCAAATCCACAAAAGATACAATAGTACAATATAGGCATTTAGGCGCTAATTAGCGTCTTTTTTATTTAGGTAGTCTTAATATGAACAGAATAAAGTTTTTGCATATTTCTGTCCGTTAGCCACCCGTGCTGCATTTCGTGGCACTATAGATTATAAAAGAAATTCTGTTCTTCCATGGGAAGATAAACAAAAAAGAGATACACGTTACAACAGTTAAGGCATTGTAATACACTTCCGGCATCGATACAATCCGACCAAAGTAATATTATAATTTTTCCTCTAGTGATATGAGACTATAAAATATTAAAACAGTGAAATGTGGAGAAATTATGAACTCTTTAGATTTAACAAGAATTATTTGATAAGAATTATCTCCATGCTTTCTGCAAATTTAACTAATAATATAAAAACATCAAGTTTTAAGCTTAACAAAGGGTGTTACAATTATCATGATGGGAATTATATTTTTTTTAACTTTTATGATTGTTTTACTTTCTATTTTTCTTTTACAAAAATCAACCAATAAAAAATTGTATAAACTAGCATTAGGATACAACACAGCTTTTTCCTTACTATTTTTAACCTTGTTTTTTTATTATGCAAATTCCAAAAATATGGTAGATGTTATAAAAAATCTAGCGCAGAGAACAACGCATAAAGTCGAAGAGAGAAATCCTTCATCTGAACAGTCAAAAAAACCAGTCACGATTGTATCAGCTCTCATTGATGCCCCCCTTTTCTCACAACTTCCAGAACTACCAAGGGGGTGCGAGGTAACAAGTCTGGCAATGCTTTTGAACCACGCGGGAATCAATGTAGATAAAATGACACTAGCGAAGCAAATAAAGAAAAACCCGGTTCCTTATCGAATACATAATGGAAAAATATTTTATGGACATCCAAACGAAGGGTTTGTTGGTGACA
This genomic stretch from Bacillus methanolicus MGA3 harbors:
- a CDS encoding C39 family peptidase, with the protein product MMGIIFFLTFMIVLLSIFLLQKSTNKKLYKLALGYNTAFSLLFLTLFFYYANSKNMVDVIKNLAQRTTHKVEERNPSSEQSKKPVTIVSALIDAPLFSQLPELPRGCEVTSLAMLLNHAGINVDKMTLAKQIKKNPVPYRIHNGKIFYGHPNEGFVGDMYTIKKPGYGVYHKPIKELAEIYLPNQIVDLTGQSFEEIYKYLSKGTPVWVITNTTFRVLPPSEFMEWQTPQGPIKITYREHSVLITGYDEKYIYFNDPLTGTKNKKAPKSEFIQAWIQMGKQAITYNRN
- a CDS encoding class I SAM-dependent methyltransferase, with the translated sequence MKKTQLIQKFNKQAAKYAKKRKKQEQNKWRKQIFQSAKGKTLEVAVGAGMNFAFYPKDIEYIGVDFSPQMIEQAKEAAKEYGINAKFIISDVESLNFPENSFDTIVSSGSLCSYEDPVHVLNLFNQWCKEDGRILLMEHGLFSVPALAWIQKKLDVFVVKAIGCHQNRDILDIVKQSNLIINKHERALLGYLYLIWANPQKIQ
- a CDS encoding YjcZ family sporulation protein, with translation MCGCGCGRGYDGYGYGGYGGGFNFALIVVLFILLIIIGCSCFSGFGGY
- a CDS encoding YjcZ family sporulation protein; protein product: MGERYGGNAFAFIVVIFVLLIIVGCSCFGGFGYY
- a CDS encoding Ger(x)C family spore germination protein: MRIKHNLCFMLCILFLSGCLNKQVVDDVSFKLASGYDYVNEKEMRGTFLVPEFLPDKTIKNVTYSAVSLGPFEISKEIQKQVSDPIVRGSLEVILVGNELAKKGIRNILDSYERDASIGGTLILGVTEGDAKDVLEGEYGNRGNAVYLSRLFEHNMDHQDLPESNLKIFLSDYYQKGKDGYLPLIKKSNKKKVEINGLCLFKEDKVVDELSVDKLFFFKLMTDQYNEGTTHVAVNGNKASIEIISSKYKMKLIGRNPYKIELNIKLKGEITDYTGNQLTRKIKDNIEKTMEKNINEQCSKLISRFQEKNIDPIGFGAFVKSRTRNFDFSKWEDEYQNLTVDVNTKVILTEEGVIE
- a CDS encoding aspartyl-phosphate phosphatase Spo0E family protein, which gives rise to MMISTSTNELEERINQLKKELIKISEATSLNSYDTLYCSQRLDQLITMYQKQFFKK
- the yjcZ gene encoding sporulation protein YjcZ, with protein sequence MGFCGFGCGRGYGGYGYGGYGYGGFGGGFALIIVLFILLIIIGCSCFGGY
- a CDS encoding JAB domain-containing protein, yielding MQPIFEVLRIKQEIREVSASFVVHKIYNPKNVAELATAYIADEDREVFLVMMLNTKNEVVGLHRAHVGSLNASIVHPREVMKAAILNNAASIIVSHQHPSGDTTPSREDIEVTKRLAEAGKIIGIEVLDHVIVSYTGNYVSMKEKGYL